In one window of bacterium DNA:
- a CDS encoding methyltransferase domain-containing protein produces the protein MSSLALMRWLEGSPQRYDAGMRLLTFGRVTRLHEAVIAAAARKPGDRVLEIGCGTGSVTARLVAAGAQVTALDQAPEMLEQAQARLPEAGVTWLEQTAAEIDRLPEAGFEAVVLSLCLSDMSASERVFVLREARRRLAPGGRVVVADEVRAPGLRGVLQRFWRVPQAALGWLLVGTISRPVPDLVGELRVAGLAVQAEERWLLGSLAVMVAEPER, from the coding sequence ATGAGCAGCCTGGCCTTGATGCGTTGGCTCGAAGGCTCGCCCCAGCGTTATGACGCGGGCATGCGTCTGTTGACCTTCGGGCGTGTCACGCGGCTTCACGAAGCGGTGATCGCGGCCGCCGCGCGCAAACCCGGAGATCGTGTTCTCGAAATCGGATGCGGCACAGGTTCGGTCACGGCCCGACTGGTGGCGGCGGGCGCGCAGGTCACCGCGCTCGATCAGGCGCCGGAGATGCTGGAGCAGGCACAAGCGCGGCTTCCCGAGGCGGGTGTCACGTGGCTCGAACAGACGGCCGCCGAAATCGATCGCCTGCCGGAAGCGGGCTTCGAGGCCGTCGTCCTCAGCCTGTGCCTTTCGGATATGTCCGCGAGTGAGCGCGTCTTCGTGCTCCGCGAAGCCCGCCGCCGGCTTGCCCCGGGTGGGCGCGTCGTGGTTGCGGACGAAGTGCGAGCGCCTGGCCTTCGCGGCGTGCTCCAGCGCTTCTGGCGGGTGCCCCAGGCCGCATTGGGCTGGCTCCTGGTCGGCACCATTTCGCGGCCCGTGCCTGATCTCGTCGGTGAACTGCGAGTGGCTGGCCTGGCGGTGCAGGCCGAGGAACGCTGGCTGCTCGGGAGCCTGGCCGTGATGGTCGCGGAGCCGGAACGATGA